Proteins encoded within one genomic window of Gemmobacter sp.:
- a CDS encoding DUF3422 domain-containing protein — MAIDDHPGRYALVNELHARPFPQLEAPCHAVLVAVKQPLGAAARDRSQDRAHLLDLLDRHGAAHPQPEATHHSAQLGRHLLKWEGHTEFVTYSVFCPGVPDRPFDPAETGVFPADWLQDAPGVRLCSVLVRVDPMPDRPEEIRQRLDDWFVAESLACAEVLDGAAIVAGDFRIDPAGNMRFAVFVRPGTGSRRIGRIVQQLCEIEIYRAMSMLGLGRARELAGPLNAVETQLSDIVGAMRDDASLPEATLHDLLRISAELETLAARFSFRAGATAAYEAIVNERIEVLREARWQGRQTLADFMRRRYDPAMRTVKSAEARLGQMLERAARAAELLRTRVDVDRSAQNQHLLESMDRRADLQLRLQATVEGLSVVAISYYAVNLAGYLAYPVTEPLGLSKGMVTAALTVPVVALVWLLIRRIRRKMH, encoded by the coding sequence ATGGCCATCGACGACCATCCCGGGCGCTATGCGCTGGTGAACGAACTGCACGCCCGCCCGTTTCCGCAACTGGAGGCGCCGTGCCATGCCGTTCTGGTGGCCGTCAAGCAACCGCTGGGCGCGGCGGCGCGCGACCGTTCGCAGGATCGCGCGCATCTGCTGGATCTGCTGGACCGCCACGGCGCCGCCCATCCGCAGCCCGAGGCAACGCACCATTCCGCCCAGTTGGGCCGCCACCTGCTGAAATGGGAAGGGCATACCGAATTCGTCACCTATTCGGTCTTTTGTCCCGGCGTGCCCGACCGCCCGTTCGATCCGGCGGAAACCGGGGTGTTCCCGGCCGACTGGTTGCAGGACGCCCCGGGGGTGCGGCTGTGTTCCGTGCTGGTGCGGGTGGACCCCATGCCCGACCGGCCCGAGGAGATTCGCCAGCGGCTGGACGACTGGTTCGTGGCCGAAAGCCTTGCCTGTGCCGAGGTGCTGGACGGCGCGGCCATCGTGGCCGGGGATTTCCGCATCGACCCGGCCGGCAACATGCGCTTTGCGGTGTTCGTGCGGCCCGGCACCGGCAGCCGGCGCATTGGCCGGATCGTGCAGCAGCTGTGCGAGATCGAGATTTACCGCGCCATGTCGATGCTGGGCCTTGGCCGGGCGCGGGAACTGGCCGGGCCGCTGAATGCGGTCGAAACGCAACTGTCGGACATCGTCGGGGCGATGCGCGATGATGCCAGCCTGCCCGAAGCCACCTTGCACGACCTGCTGCGCATCTCGGCCGAGCTGGAGACGCTGGCCGCGCGGTTTTCCTTTCGCGCCGGGGCGACGGCGGCCTATGAGGCCATCGTCAACGAACGGATCGAGGTCTTGCGCGAGGCGCGCTGGCAAGGGCGGCAGACCCTGGCCGATTTCATGCGCCGGCGCTATGATCCGGCGATGCGCACCGTGAAATCGGCCGAGGCGCGGCTTGGCCAGATGCTGGAACGCGCGGCACGGGCGGCGGAACTGCTGCGCACCCGGGTCGATGTGGACCGCAGCGCGCAGAACCAGCACCTGCTGGAAAGCATGGACCGCCGGGCCGATCTGCAATTGCGCCTGCAAGCCACGGTCGAAGGGCTGTCGGTGGTGGCGATCAGCTATTACGCGGTCAATCTGGCCGGCTATCTGGCCTATCCGGTCACCGAACCCCTTGGCCTGTCCAAGGGGATGGTGACGGCGGCGCTTACCGTGCCGGTTGTGGCGCTTGTGTGGCTGCTGATCCGGCGGATCCGGCGGAAGATGCACTAA
- a CDS encoding urease accessory protein UreD — MTALPALSAPQTRHQRSRGEVAAAWHMADGQARLHRLRQAGSARAVALPGPELVVLNTSGGLTGGDRLSVTLDVGAGCRVTATTQTAERLYRAGEGRAQMDLAMAVGAGGHLDWLPQETILFDGCAATRTTTIDLGPDAGCLMLETLVMGRAAMGETLSRVALRDTRHITRNGRSVHLEPLLLDPARIAPHAAGLAGARAICTLVMVTSGAEDAIGPARAALTDPQVTAAASAWDGRLVVRLMAPDAWPLRRQLARLLAVLRHSPLPRVWQS, encoded by the coding sequence ATGACCGCACTGCCCGCCCTGTCCGCCCCACAGACCCGCCACCAGCGCAGCCGGGGCGAGGTTGCGGCCGCCTGGCACATGGCCGACGGGCAGGCACGGCTGCACAGGCTGCGGCAGGCCGGATCGGCGCGGGCCGTTGCCTTGCCGGGGCCGGAACTGGTGGTGCTGAACACCTCGGGCGGGCTGACGGGGGGGGACCGGCTGTCGGTGACGCTCGACGTGGGCGCAGGCTGCCGCGTCACCGCCACCACACAGACGGCCGAACGCCTCTATCGCGCAGGCGAAGGCCGGGCGCAGATGGACCTTGCGATGGCCGTGGGCGCCGGCGGGCATCTGGACTGGTTGCCGCAGGAAACCATCCTGTTCGACGGCTGCGCCGCCACCCGCACCACGACCATTGATCTTGGCCCCGATGCCGGCTGCCTGATGCTGGAAACGCTGGTCATGGGCCGCGCCGCCATGGGTGAAACCCTGTCGCGCGTGGCGCTGCGCGACACCCGGCACATCACCCGCAATGGCCGCTCCGTGCATCTGGAACCGTTGCTGCTGGATCCTGCCCGCATCGCCCCCCATGCCGCCGGACTGGCCGGGGCGCGGGCCATCTGCACGCTGGTCATGGTGACCAGCGGCGCCGAAGATGCCATCGGCCCCGCCCGCGCCGCCCTGACCGATCCGCAGGTCACTGCCGCCGCATCCGCCTGGGATGGCCGGCTGGTGGTGCGCCTGATGGCCCCCGATGCCTGGCCGCTGCGCCGCCAGCTGGCCCGCCTGCTGGCCGTGCTGCGCCACTCCCCCCTGCCCCGCGTCTGGCAAAGCTGA
- a CDS encoding urease subunit gamma has translation MNLTPREKDKLLVSLAAMVARNRLARGVRLNHPEAIALITDFVVEGARDGRSVADLMEAGAHVITRDQCMQGIPEMIHSVQVEATFPDGTKLVTVHHPIR, from the coding sequence ATGAACCTGACCCCCCGCGAAAAGGACAAGCTGCTGGTCAGCCTTGCCGCCATGGTCGCGCGCAACCGGCTGGCCAGGGGCGTGCGGCTGAACCACCCCGAGGCGATCGCCCTGATCACCGATTTCGTCGTCGAAGGCGCCCGCGATGGCCGCAGCGTGGCCGACCTGATGGAGGCGGGCGCCCATGTCATCACCCGCGACCAGTGCATGCAGGGGATCCCCGAGATGATCCATTCCGTCCAGGTCGAGGCGACCTTTCCCGACGGGACCAAGCTGGTCACCGTTCACCACCCCATCCGATAA
- a CDS encoding HupE/UreJ family protein — protein MRLPALALPLILAPTLALAHAGHDQGTFAAGAMHPIGGADHILTMVAVGLLAAQMGGRALWAAPLAFVTAMVLGGLPGAAGLPFPAVEPMILASILVLGAITAIAVQLPLAAALPLIAIFGAAHGWAHGAEGPDSGLALYALGFALVTAALHSVGIGLGKAFGALALRGMGATAAVAGLVLAFA, from the coding sequence ATGCGCCTTCCAGCCCTCGCCCTGCCGCTGATCCTGGCCCCCACGCTGGCGCTGGCCCATGCGGGGCACGATCAGGGCACCTTCGCCGCCGGCGCCATGCACCCGATCGGGGGGGCCGACCATATCCTGACCATGGTGGCCGTCGGCCTGCTGGCCGCCCAGATGGGCGGCCGTGCCCTGTGGGCCGCGCCGCTGGCCTTTGTCACGGCCATGGTGCTGGGCGGGCTGCCGGGCGCCGCCGGGCTGCCGTTTCCGGCGGTGGAGCCGATGATCCTTGCCTCGATCCTCGTGCTGGGCGCGATCACCGCGATTGCGGTGCAGCTGCCGCTGGCCGCCGCCCTGCCGCTGATCGCGATTTTCGGCGCCGCGCATGGCTGGGCCCATGGGGCCGAGGGGCCGGACAGCGGTCTTGCGCTCTATGCCCTTGGGTTCGCGCTGGTCACGGCGGCGTTGCACAGTGTCGGTATCGGGCTTGGCAAGGCTTTCGGGGCGCTCGCGCTGCGCGGCATGGGCGCCACCGCAGCCGTCGCCGGCCTTGTGCTGGCCTTTGCCTGA
- a CDS encoding urease subunit beta: MIPGEIFPADGDIILNADAPVTVLAVANTGDRPVQVGSHYHFAETNPGLSFDRAAARGQRLDIPAGTAVRFEPGQTREVRLVPLTGLRIVYGFNGKVMGTLDS; this comes from the coding sequence ATGATCCCCGGAGAGATCTTTCCCGCCGATGGCGACATCATCCTGAACGCCGATGCGCCGGTGACGGTGCTGGCGGTGGCGAACACCGGCGACCGGCCGGTGCAGGTGGGCAGCCATTACCATTTCGCCGAAACCAACCCCGGCCTGTCGTTCGACCGCGCGGCCGCGCGCGGCCAGCGGCTGGACATTCCCGCCGGCACCGCCGTGCGCTTTGAACCCGGCCAGACGCGCGAGGTGCGGCTGGTGCCGCTGACCGGGCTGCGCATCGTCTATGGCTTCAACGGCAAGGTGATGGGCACGCTGGACAGTTGA
- a CDS encoding cyclase family protein, which yields MCNACLIEDVKRSMLSRRSLFTGAAATTAAVMAAGLGTARPALAQSSGRVLDLTHAYDDKFPTFDGKPGILYEPAVKFAESGYQLWKLTIWEHTGTHIDAPLHFSKDGASVADLPVESLMCPLCVIDLKAKAKDDPNAMVEPDDINAWISAHGEIPAGACVAMNSGWADKVATPAFRNTPDEKFAFPGFSKAATDLLADLGAGCIGVDTLSLDPGNSADFAVHFSWLPSGRFGIECLAGLDAVPARGATIFIGAPKHKQGTGGPARVMAVV from the coding sequence ATGTGCAATGCCTGCCTGATCGAAGATGTCAAACGTTCGATGCTGTCGCGCCGGTCGCTGTTCACCGGCGCCGCTGCCACCACCGCTGCCGTCATGGCCGCGGGCCTTGGCACCGCCCGCCCGGCACTGGCGCAATCCTCGGGCCGGGTGCTGGACCTGACCCATGCCTATGATGACAAGTTCCCCACCTTCGACGGCAAGCCCGGCATCCTGTACGAGCCGGCGGTCAAGTTCGCCGAGTCCGGCTATCAGCTGTGGAAGCTGACGATCTGGGAACACACCGGCACCCATATCGACGCGCCGCTGCATTTCTCAAAGGACGGCGCATCGGTGGCCGATCTGCCGGTCGAAAGCCTGATGTGCCCGCTGTGTGTGATCGACCTCAAGGCCAAGGCCAAGGACGACCCCAACGCCATGGTAGAACCCGATGACATCAACGCCTGGATTTCCGCCCATGGCGAAATTCCGGCCGGCGCCTGTGTGGCGATGAATTCGGGCTGGGCCGACAAGGTGGCAACCCCCGCCTTCCGCAACACGCCGGACGAAAAATTCGCCTTCCCCGGCTTTTCCAAGGCCGCGACCGACCTGCTGGCCGATCTGGGCGCGGGCTGCATCGGGGTGGATACGCTGTCGCTCGATCCCGGCAATTCGGCCGATTTCGCGGTGCATTTCAGCTGGCTGCCCTCGGGGCGGTTCGGGATCGAATGCCTGGCGGGGCTGGATGCGGTGCCGGCCAGGGGCGCCACGATCTTTATCGGTGCGCCCAAGCACAAGCAGGGCACCGGCGGCCCGGCCCGCGTGATGGCCGTGGTCTGA
- a CDS encoding antifreeze protein has protein sequence MVPPSPLGYLRLGLQMGVMMTEAQMVIGMRMLGLMGLWRVSPGENARMITEKLVAAQQAGLAATRATLAGKPPEVAAAKALQPVRRRTRSNVIRLARKGPGKP, from the coding sequence ATGGTCCCCCCTTCCCCGCTTGGCTACCTGCGCCTTGGCCTGCAGATGGGCGTGATGATGACCGAAGCGCAAATGGTCATCGGCATGCGGATGCTGGGGCTGATGGGGCTGTGGCGGGTGTCGCCGGGTGAAAACGCCCGGATGATCACCGAAAAACTGGTGGCGGCGCAGCAGGCCGGGCTTGCCGCCACCCGCGCCACCCTGGCCGGCAAGCCGCCCGAGGTGGCCGCCGCCAAGGCCCTGCAACCCGTGCGCCGCCGCACCCGATCCAACGTCATCCGTCTGGCCCGCAAGGGGCCGGGCAAGCCCTGA
- the ureC gene encoding urease subunit alpha produces MPHAISRAAYADMYGPTTGDRVRLGDTDLIIQVERDLVAERSADQGNALRYGEEVKFGGGKVIRDGMGQSQLTRAQGAMDTVITNALILDWTGIYKADVGLRDGRIAVIGKAGNPDTQPGVNAIIGPGTEIIAGEGRILTAGGMDAHIHFIAPQQIDDALQSGITTMLGGGTGPAHGTLATTCTPGPWHLSRMLQAAEAFPMNLAFAGKGNASLPAALEEQIRAGACCLKLHEDWGTTPAAVDCCLTVAEAMDVQVMIHTDTLNESGFVENTLAAIRGRTIHAFHTEGAGGGHAPDIIKVVASQNVIPSSTNPTMPYTVNTIEEHLDMLMVCHHLSRKVPEDVAFAESRIRRETIAAEDILHDMGAFSVISSDSQAMGRVGEVITRTWQTAHKMKQQRGALPEETGPNDNARVKRYIAKYTINPAIAHGISAHIGSIEPGKRADLVLWSPAFFGAKPEMVLMGGQIVVAQMGDPNASIPTPQPVYTRPMFGAYGKALPRAAATFVSQAALADGIGHKLGLDKDLIAVQHTRSIGKSDMRLNSATPAIEVDPETYEVRANGVLLTCEPATELPLAQRYFLF; encoded by the coding sequence ATGCCCCATGCGATTTCCCGCGCCGCCTATGCCGACATGTATGGCCCCACCACCGGCGACCGCGTGCGGCTGGGCGATACCGACCTGATCATCCAGGTGGAACGCGATCTGGTCGCCGAACGCTCGGCCGACCAGGGCAATGCCCTGCGCTACGGCGAAGAGGTGAAGTTCGGCGGCGGCAAGGTGATCCGCGACGGCATGGGCCAGTCGCAGCTGACGCGGGCCCAAGGCGCGATGGATACGGTGATCACCAACGCGCTGATCCTGGACTGGACCGGCATCTACAAGGCCGATGTCGGCCTGCGCGACGGCCGCATCGCGGTGATCGGCAAGGCCGGCAACCCCGATACCCAGCCGGGCGTCAACGCCATCATCGGCCCGGGAACCGAGATCATCGCCGGCGAAGGCCGCATCCTGACCGCCGGCGGGATGGACGCGCATATCCACTTCATCGCGCCGCAGCAGATCGACGATGCGCTGCAGTCGGGCATCACCACCATGCTGGGCGGCGGCACCGGCCCCGCCCATGGCACGCTGGCCACCACCTGCACCCCCGGCCCCTGGCACCTGTCGCGCATGTTGCAGGCGGCCGAGGCATTTCCGATGAACCTCGCCTTTGCCGGCAAGGGCAATGCGTCCCTGCCCGCCGCGCTGGAAGAACAGATCCGCGCCGGTGCCTGCTGCCTGAAACTGCACGAAGACTGGGGCACCACCCCCGCCGCCGTCGACTGCTGCCTGACCGTGGCCGAGGCGATGGACGTGCAGGTGATGATCCACACCGATACGCTGAACGAATCCGGCTTCGTGGAAAACACCCTTGCCGCGATCCGGGGCCGCACCATCCACGCCTTTCACACCGAAGGCGCCGGCGGCGGCCATGCCCCCGACATCATCAAGGTGGTGGCATCCCAGAACGTCATCCCGTCGTCCACCAACCCGACCATGCCCTATACGGTGAACACGATCGAGGAACACCTCGACATGCTGATGGTCTGCCATCACCTGTCGCGCAAGGTGCCCGAGGATGTGGCCTTTGCCGAATCCCGCATCCGGCGCGAAACCATCGCCGCCGAAGACATCCTGCATGACATGGGCGCATTTTCGGTGATTTCCTCCGACAGTCAGGCGATGGGCCGGGTGGGCGAGGTGATCACCCGCACCTGGCAGACCGCCCACAAGATGAAGCAGCAGCGGGGTGCGCTGCCCGAGGAAACCGGGCCGAACGACAATGCCCGCGTGAAACGCTATATCGCGAAATACACCATCAACCCCGCCATCGCGCATGGCATCTCGGCCCATATCGGCAGCATCGAGCCCGGCAAGCGCGCCGATCTGGTGCTGTGGTCGCCCGCCTTCTTCGGCGCCAAGCCGGAAATGGTGCTGATGGGCGGCCAGATCGTGGTGGCCCAGATGGGCGATCCCAACGCCTCCATCCCCACGCCGCAGCCGGTCTATACCCGGCCGATGTTCGGCGCCTATGGCAAGGCCCTGCCCCGCGCCGCCGCCACCTTCGTCAGCCAGGCCGCGCTGGCAGATGGCATCGGCCACAAGCTTGGCCTCGACAAGGACTTGATCGCCGTGCAGCACACCCGCAGCATCGGTAAATCCGACATGCGCCTGAACAGCGCGACCCCCGCCATCGAGGTCGATCCCGAAACCTACGAGGTGCGCGCCAACGGCGTGCTTCTCACCTGCGAACCGGCCACCGAACTGCCCCTGGCGCAGCGCTACTTCCTGTTCTGA
- a CDS encoding urease accessory protein UreE — protein sequence MSLPTVRRLLSAAPPKTHDTVILDYDGRLIRRRRLVTTFGKSFLVDLESLTNLDDHWGFELSDGTTVQVRAADEDLVEITGNLPRLAWHIGNRHTPCQIEPTRLLIRRDHVIEGMLTLQGATLRMVSEPFTPEGGAYGHGRTMGHDHGPHDFGHAH from the coding sequence ATGTCCCTGCCCACCGTCCGCCGGCTGCTGTCCGCCGCCCCGCCGAAAACCCATGATACCGTGATCCTCGATTATGACGGCCGCCTGATCCGCCGCCGCCGCCTTGTCACCACCTTCGGCAAAAGCTTCCTCGTCGATCTGGAAAGCCTGACCAACCTGGACGACCACTGGGGGTTCGAACTGTCGGACGGCACCACGGTGCAGGTCCGGGCGGCGGATGAGGATCTGGTGGAAATCACCGGCAACCTGCCGCGCCTCGCGTGGCATATCGGCAATCGCCACACGCCCTGCCAGATAGAGCCCACCCGCCTGCTGATCCGCCGCGACCATGTGATCGAGGGCATGCTGACGCTACAGGGCGCCACCTTGCGCATGGTGTCCGAACCCTTCACCCCCGAAGGCGGCGCCTATGGCCATGGCCGCACCATGGGCCACGACCACGGCCCCCATGACTTCGGCCACGCGCACTAG
- a CDS encoding urease accessory protein UreF: MQPGLLTLVQWLSPAFPTGAFACSHGLETAIADGRLADAAAVQDWLSTLLRHGTGWQDAVLLAQGLRGGHLDQLSDLARALAGSAERLAETMDQGTAFARTVAHVTARPLPPRPLPLAVAEAAAPLALPVADAVALYLHAFASNLVTIAVRAVPLGQSQGQAILTALHPAIIALAQRAATATPEDLASSAFAADLAAMAHETLQPRLFRT; the protein is encoded by the coding sequence ATGCAGCCCGGCCTGCTCACCCTGGTACAATGGCTGTCCCCGGCCTTTCCGACCGGGGCCTTCGCCTGTTCCCACGGGCTGGAAACCGCCATCGCCGATGGCCGGCTGGCCGATGCGGCCGCCGTGCAGGACTGGCTTTCGACGCTGCTGCGGCATGGCACCGGCTGGCAGGATGCGGTGCTGCTGGCGCAGGGGTTGCGGGGCGGCCACCTTGACCAGCTGTCCGACCTGGCCCGCGCCCTTGCCGGCAGCGCCGAACGGCTGGCCGAAACGATGGATCAGGGCACCGCCTTTGCCCGCACCGTCGCCCATGTCACCGCCCGCCCGCTGCCCCCCCGCCCCCTGCCGCTGGCCGTGGCCGAGGCCGCGGCACCGCTGGCCCTGCCGGTGGCCGATGCGGTGGCGCTCTATCTCCATGCCTTCGCCTCCAACCTCGTCACCATTGCCGTGCGCGCCGTGCCGCTGGGCCAGTCGCAGGGTCAGGCCATCCTGACCGCCCTGCACCCGGCCATCATCGCACTGGCACAACGCGCCGCCACCGCCACGCCAGAGGATCTGGCCAGTTCCGCCTTTGCCGCCGATCTGGCCGCAATGGCCCATGAAACCCTGCAACCAAGGCTTTTCCGCACATGA
- the ureG gene encoding urease accessory protein UreG — MTTHGPLRVGIGGPVGAGKTSLTEQLARALAPRCSMAVITNDIYTREDADYLMRAQVLPAGRIRGVETGGCPHTAIREDASINLAAVADLNRAFPDLDLILIESGGDNLAATFSPELADLTIYVIDTAAGQDIPRKRGPGLTKSDLLVVNKTDLAPYVGVDLALLEHDTRSARGTRPYVLAQVKSGRGIAEIVAFLETEGGLTLG; from the coding sequence ATGACCACCCATGGCCCCCTGCGCGTCGGCATCGGCGGCCCCGTCGGCGCCGGCAAGACCAGCCTGACCGAACAGCTTGCCCGCGCCCTTGCGCCCCGCTGTTCCATGGCCGTCATCACGAACGACATCTACACCCGCGAGGATGCCGATTACCTGATGCGCGCCCAGGTGCTGCCGGCCGGCCGCATCCGCGGCGTCGAAACCGGCGGCTGCCCGCATACCGCCATCCGCGAGGATGCCAGCATCAACCTGGCCGCCGTGGCCGATCTGAACCGCGCCTTCCCGGATCTCGACCTGATCCTGATCGAATCCGGCGGCGACAATCTGGCCGCCACCTTTTCGCCGGAACTGGCGGACCTGACGATCTATGTCATCGACACCGCCGCCGGCCAGGACATCCCGCGCAAGAGGGGGCCGGGGCTGACAAAATCCGACCTGCTGGTGGTCAACAAGACCGATCTGGCGCCCTATGTGGGGGTCGATCTTGCGCTTCTCGAACACGACACCCGCAGCGCGCGCGGCACCCGCCCCTATGTGCTGGCACAGGTGAAATCCGGCCGGGGCATCGCCGAAATCGTGGCCTTCCTCGAAACCGAAGGCGGGCTGACGCTCGGCTGA
- a CDS encoding NAD(P)(+) transhydrogenase (Re/Si-specific) subunit beta, whose protein sequence is MEYGFTTAAYVVAAVLFILSLGGLSGQESAKRAVWYGIVGMALAVVATLVGPGNGLWILSLVLVIAGGLIGWIVAQRVQMTEMPQLVAAMHSLVGLAAVFIGFNTEIEMARITAMQAGADADGLNALTGFALKVLEKTPAEWAILRVETFLGVFIGAVTFTGSVIAYGKLAGKVDGKAKKLPGGHVLNAGAAIGSLVLLALYLNGAGTWAVIAMTLLAFFIGYHLIMGIGGADMPVVVSMLNSYSGWAAAAIGFSLSNDLLIVVGALVGSSGAILSYIMCKAMNRSFISVILGGFGGTTGPAMEVTGEQIAIDADGVAAALNDADSVIIVPGYGMAVAQAQQSVSELTRKLRAKGKNVRFAIHPVAGRLPGHMNVLLAEAKVPYDIVLEMDEINEDFPDTDVVIVIGSNDIVNPAAQEDPNSPIAGMPVLEVWKAKQVFVSKRGQGTGYSGIENPLFYKDNTRMFYGDAKKSVDHLLPMIE, encoded by the coding sequence ATGGAATACGGATTTACCACGGCGGCTTACGTCGTTGCAGCGGTGCTGTTCATCCTGTCGCTGGGCGGGCTTTCGGGGCAGGAAAGCGCCAAGCGAGCGGTGTGGTATGGCATCGTCGGCATGGCGCTGGCGGTTGTCGCCACGCTGGTCGGGCCCGGCAACGGGCTGTGGATCCTGTCGCTGGTGCTGGTCATCGCGGGCGGGCTGATCGGCTGGATCGTCGCGCAGCGCGTCCAGATGACGGAAATGCCGCAGCTTGTGGCCGCCATGCATTCGCTGGTCGGTCTGGCGGCGGTGTTCATCGGCTTCAACACCGAAATCGAGATGGCGCGCATTACCGCGATGCAGGCTGGGGCCGATGCCGACGGGCTGAACGCGCTGACCGGCTTTGCGCTGAAGGTGCTGGAGAAAACGCCGGCGGAATGGGCCATCCTGCGGGTCGAGACCTTCCTTGGCGTGTTCATCGGCGCGGTGACCTTTACCGGATCGGTGATCGCCTATGGCAAGCTGGCCGGCAAGGTGGATGGCAAGGCCAAGAAGCTGCCGGGCGGCCATGTGCTGAACGCGGGCGCCGCCATCGGCTCGCTGGTGCTGCTGGCGCTGTATCTGAACGGCGCGGGCACCTGGGCGGTGATCGCCATGACGCTGCTGGCGTTCTTCATCGGCTATCACCTGATCATGGGCATCGGCGGCGCCGACATGCCGGTGGTGGTGTCGATGCTGAACAGCTATTCGGGCTGGGCGGCGGCGGCGATCGGGTTTTCGCTGTCGAACGACCTCTTGATCGTGGTGGGCGCGCTGGTGGGGTCTTCGGGTGCGATCCTGTCCTACATCATGTGCAAGGCGATGAACCGGTCGTTCATCAGCGTCATCCTGGGCGGCTTTGGCGGCACCACGGGGCCGGCGATGGAAGTGACCGGCGAACAGATCGCCATCGACGCCGATGGCGTGGCGGCGGCGCTGAACGATGCGGATTCGGTGATCATCGTTCCGGGCTATGGCATGGCGGTGGCCCAGGCGCAGCAATCGGTCAGCGAACTGACCCGCAAGCTGCGTGCCAAGGGCAAGAACGTACGCTTTGCCATCCACCCGGTGGCCGGCCGTCTGCCGGGGCACATGAACGTGCTGCTGGCAGAGGCGAAGGTGCCCTATGACATCGTGCTGGAGATGGACGAGATCAACGAGGACTTCCCGGACACGGATGTGGTCATCGTCATCGGCTCGAACGACATCGTGAACCCGGCCGCGCAAGAGGATCCGAATTCGCCCATCGCCGGCATGCCGGTGCTGGAGGTCTGGAAGGCCAAGCAGGTGTTCGTGTCCAAGCGCGGCCAGGGCACCGGCTATTCGGGGATCGAGAACCCGCTGTTCTACAAGGACAACACGCGGATGTTCTATGGCGATGCCAAGAAGTCGGTCGACCATCTGCTGCCGATGATCGAGTGA